Proteins encoded in a region of the Nitrospirota bacterium genome:
- a CDS encoding PDZ domain-containing protein produces the protein MLKRLGCWMVLVCLAGACSGCGVLYTVVKSESKLDRLAVPMTKAEVIEQIGRPDRVLRDDGRLLVWEYSLTARKQWLYELALCPVSVWIGGCIFYPFTNIAAEHQREYPYHIVLVNDELCAWGAPSAILQRRRACASSGTAALGSGGMLGRPEPVVTGVGPINRGTIDRYRTMAVMLFEDAPGVPGSGSRVAGIVTTLLLDLDMNMVERAKLDEVLKEQVIQLTHADDANVLKVGKLVGAQAIVVGELQQWERIEGDQVSRVSLALRMIDVESGLLLFNGEGHGSDATVNDPEGLARVIVHRILARFGSQTGLLGSGRIGVNWDLQESAGARYYLVRELRSSLPAEKAGLKVGDRVVACNGAVLSSVSTAREAKRLCHVDAGQTLQLDVRRASEPIAITLIAEKRPGL, from the coding sequence ATGCTCAAACGGCTTGGCTGTTGGATGGTGCTGGTGTGCCTTGCCGGTGCCTGCTCCGGCTGCGGCGTGCTCTATACCGTGGTGAAGTCGGAATCCAAGCTGGACCGGCTGGCCGTGCCGATGACGAAGGCCGAGGTGATCGAACAGATCGGTCGCCCAGACCGTGTCTTGCGCGACGATGGCCGTCTGCTGGTCTGGGAATATTCCCTCACGGCCCGCAAGCAATGGCTTTATGAGTTGGCGCTCTGCCCGGTTTCGGTCTGGATCGGCGGCTGCATTTTCTATCCCTTCACGAACATTGCCGCGGAACACCAACGCGAATATCCCTACCACATCGTGCTGGTGAACGACGAACTCTGTGCCTGGGGTGCACCCTCAGCCATTCTGCAGCGGCGTCGTGCCTGTGCCTCCTCCGGCACCGCCGCCCTGGGATCCGGCGGAATGCTTGGACGTCCTGAGCCGGTCGTCACCGGCGTCGGCCCCATCAATCGAGGCACGATCGATCGCTATCGCACGATGGCCGTGATGTTGTTTGAAGATGCGCCCGGTGTGCCGGGATCGGGGTCACGGGTTGCCGGTATTGTGACCACCCTCTTGTTGGATCTCGATATGAACATGGTGGAGCGGGCGAAGTTGGATGAGGTGTTGAAAGAACAGGTCATTCAGCTCACCCATGCCGACGATGCCAACGTGCTCAAAGTCGGCAAGCTGGTTGGGGCGCAGGCCATTGTGGTGGGCGAATTGCAACAATGGGAGCGAATTGAGGGAGACCAGGTCAGCCGCGTGTCGCTGGCGTTACGGATGATCGACGTCGAGAGTGGCCTGCTGTTGTTCAACGGGGAAGGGCATGGTTCCGACGCCACGGTCAATGATCCAGAAGGCTTAGCCCGCGTCATCGTCCATCGCATTCTCGCCCGGTTCGGTTCACAAACAGGGTTGCTCGGGTCCGGACGGATCGGCGTCAACTGGGACTTACAAGAATCAGCCGGCGCTCGCTACTACCTCGTGCGGGAACTCCGGAGCAGCCTGCCTGCCGAGAAAGCAGGCCTCAAAGTAGGCGATAGAGTCGTCGCCTGTAACGGCGCGGTATTGTCTAGCGTATCTACGGCGCGGGAAGCGAAACGGCTCTGTCACGTCGATGCAGGGCAGACCCTTCAGTTGGATGTGCGTCGAGCGAGTGAGCCAATTGCGATAACGCTGATAGCTGAGAAACGGCCTGGGCTGTAG
- the uvrA gene encoding excinuclease ABC subunit UvrA, which translates to MAQIRQPPVPSRDLIVEGARQNNLKNISLRIPHNQVTAITGVSGSGKSSLAFDTLFAEGQWRYVESLSIYARMFLDKVNRPDVDRIINVRPAIAIEQKNPIRTARSTVGTTTEIADLLRLLFAKVGHPVCPDCSIEARSFHPGSVADDLLSHCVGTRAMILFPVKAPVPKQDQDFLQSLLLRGFTRVRCGEAILDLHDTLGLPTVKPDHLYVILDRLVIREDNRFRLVEAIETAFREGEGQCRVEVIDQGPRTYSTDFRCQQCGRTFEPIRPVLFSFNHPLGACPECKGFGNILRYDPDLVIPDHGKSLAQGAIEPWSKPSGDWWQKQMFLAMKRRKVDLTTPYKDLPQTIQQILWKGEGKLEGVQQFFDYLEGKRYKLHVRVMLSRYRTPVTCPSCNGSRLRPDARYVKIAGKDIHEVSDLMIEATAAWVESLTLSPYEEQVARDILRQLTAKLGFLLRVGLSYLTLSRQTRTLSGGEAQRATLANQLGARLVGTLYVLDEPTIGLHPRDTATLAGIMRELASQGNTVVVVEHDRQMMLAADYLVEMGPLSGEKGGEVICAAPRQEFIADRRSITARYLRGEDEIATPRARRKGNGKFLVIAGACENNLKDLSVRIPLGMLVCVTGVSGSGKSTLVEDTLYRALARAFRLESLPMGKFRAIKGVEHLTGIKLIDQEPIGRTPRSNPITYLKAFDEVRALFASEREALRSGLTPGHFSFNTTGGRCEKCEGSGVEKLEMYFFEDIYATCEACDGKRFKPNVLSIRYRGKTIHDVLQMTVDDGLGFFSGSPKLTEKLHLLSSIGLGYLRLGQAATTLSGGEAQRLKIAAELKVSSIKNVLYIMDEPTTGLHVEDIKKLLAMLQKLVDSGNTVVVVEHNLDVIKTADWIIDLGPEGGSAGGQIVAEGRPEQVAKIAASHTGRFLAPLLAHE; encoded by the coding sequence ATGGCACAGATTCGACAGCCACCTGTTCCTTCCCGCGATCTCATCGTCGAAGGCGCGCGCCAAAACAACCTCAAGAACATTTCGCTCCGTATCCCCCACAATCAGGTCACAGCCATCACGGGCGTCTCAGGATCGGGGAAATCCTCTCTCGCGTTCGACACGCTGTTCGCCGAAGGCCAATGGCGCTATGTGGAATCGCTCTCCATTTATGCCCGCATGTTTCTCGATAAGGTCAACCGGCCCGATGTCGACCGGATCATCAACGTCCGGCCCGCCATTGCGATCGAACAGAAGAACCCTATCCGCACCGCCCGCTCGACGGTCGGGACCACGACTGAAATTGCCGACCTCTTGCGCCTCCTGTTCGCCAAAGTGGGCCATCCGGTCTGCCCAGATTGTTCCATCGAAGCACGCAGTTTTCATCCTGGCAGCGTCGCCGACGACCTCCTGAGTCATTGCGTCGGCACCAGAGCCATGATCCTCTTTCCGGTCAAAGCACCGGTGCCGAAGCAGGACCAGGACTTTCTCCAATCACTGTTGCTGCGCGGCTTTACCAGAGTGCGGTGTGGCGAGGCCATCCTCGACCTCCACGACACACTCGGTCTTCCCACGGTCAAACCGGACCACCTCTATGTGATCCTCGATCGGCTCGTGATCCGGGAAGACAACCGATTCCGCCTCGTCGAAGCGATTGAAACCGCCTTTCGTGAAGGCGAAGGCCAATGCCGCGTGGAGGTCATCGACCAGGGCCCCCGAACCTACAGCACAGACTTTCGTTGCCAACAATGTGGCAGAACCTTCGAACCGATTCGGCCCGTCCTCTTTTCCTTCAATCATCCGCTGGGCGCCTGTCCCGAGTGCAAAGGGTTCGGCAATATTCTGCGGTACGATCCCGACCTCGTCATCCCCGACCACGGCAAGTCTCTGGCCCAAGGCGCGATTGAACCCTGGAGCAAGCCCAGCGGCGATTGGTGGCAAAAGCAAATGTTCCTCGCCATGAAGCGACGTAAAGTCGACCTCACGACCCCCTACAAGGATCTGCCACAGACGATCCAGCAGATCCTCTGGAAGGGAGAAGGCAAGCTGGAGGGCGTACAACAATTCTTCGACTACTTGGAAGGGAAGCGTTACAAGCTGCATGTGCGCGTGATGCTCAGCCGCTACCGAACCCCGGTCACCTGTCCAAGTTGTAACGGATCTCGCCTCAGACCGGACGCCCGCTACGTAAAGATCGCAGGCAAAGACATCCATGAAGTGTCCGATCTCATGATCGAAGCGACTGCCGCTTGGGTTGAGTCCCTCACCCTCTCTCCCTATGAAGAGCAGGTCGCCCGCGACATCCTCCGACAATTAACAGCCAAGCTCGGCTTTCTCCTCCGCGTGGGCCTCAGCTACCTCACCCTTTCCCGTCAAACCCGCACGCTCTCGGGAGGAGAGGCCCAGCGCGCTACCTTGGCCAACCAACTGGGTGCCCGTCTAGTCGGGACGCTCTACGTCCTCGACGAACCGACCATCGGACTCCACCCCCGTGACACCGCCACACTCGCCGGCATCATGCGAGAGCTGGCGAGCCAGGGCAATACGGTCGTCGTCGTCGAGCATGATCGCCAGATGATGTTGGCCGCCGACTATCTCGTCGAGATGGGCCCCCTGTCCGGCGAAAAGGGCGGCGAGGTGATCTGCGCCGCGCCACGGCAGGAGTTCATCGCGGACCGGCGGTCGATCACGGCACGCTACCTGCGTGGCGAAGACGAGATTGCCACGCCTCGCGCTCGACGGAAAGGGAATGGGAAATTTCTTGTCATCGCCGGAGCCTGCGAGAACAACCTCAAAGATCTGTCCGTCCGTATTCCGCTCGGGATGCTGGTCTGTGTCACCGGCGTTTCAGGGTCCGGCAAGAGCACCTTGGTCGAAGACACGCTGTATCGCGCCCTCGCCAGGGCCTTTCGTCTTGAGTCACTGCCCATGGGCAAGTTTCGCGCGATCAAGGGAGTCGAACATCTCACCGGCATCAAACTCATCGATCAAGAACCGATCGGTCGTACGCCACGCTCGAACCCCATCACCTACCTGAAAGCGTTCGATGAAGTGCGCGCCCTCTTCGCGTCCGAGCGCGAGGCCCTCAGAAGCGGACTCACGCCTGGGCACTTCTCCTTCAATACCACCGGAGGCCGGTGCGAGAAATGCGAAGGTAGCGGCGTCGAAAAACTGGAGATGTACTTTTTCGAAGATATCTATGCGACCTGCGAGGCCTGCGACGGGAAACGATTTAAACCGAACGTCCTCTCCATCCGTTATCGCGGGAAAACGATTCATGATGTGCTGCAGATGACCGTCGACGACGGACTGGGATTTTTCAGCGGCTCACCCAAGCTCACCGAGAAACTCCACCTGCTCTCCTCCATCGGGCTGGGCTATCTCCGGCTTGGGCAAGCCGCCACGACCCTCTCAGGCGGCGAAGCCCAGCGGTTGAAAATCGCCGCAGAGCTCAAAGTCTCCTCGATAAAAAATGTGCTCTACATCATGGATGAGCCGACCACCGGACTGCATGTCGAAGACATCAAGAAACTTCTCGCGATGCTGCAGAAACTGGTGGACAGCGGCAACACCGTAGTGGTGGTCGAACATAACCTCGACGTGATTAAGACGGCAGACTGGATTATCGACCTCGGGCCAGAAGGCGGCTCGGCAGGTGGACAGATCGTAGCAGAAGGACGACCGGAACAAGTGGCGAAGATAGCGGCGTCTCACACGGGACGATTCCTCGCCCCCCTCCTGGCCCATGAATAA
- a CDS encoding DUF3147 domain-containing protein, whose product MNELGKYALYFLLGGTIVSISTYFGSQGRSFLAAFASTFPAITGATFILIYLNGGSESLVGYAKHLLWFVPPWIVYVTAMILGVPRVGFWPAMALSMTLYFSCIGLLKLAIR is encoded by the coding sequence ATGAACGAACTCGGCAAATATGCACTCTACTTTCTTCTCGGTGGCACCATCGTCAGCATCTCGACCTATTTCGGCTCTCAAGGCCGTTCGTTTCTCGCCGCCTTTGCCAGCACCTTTCCCGCCATCACGGGCGCAACGTTCATTCTGATTTATCTCAATGGGGGCAGCGAGTCGTTGGTGGGCTACGCAAAGCATCTCTTGTGGTTTGTGCCCCCTTGGATCGTCTACGTCACCGCCATGATTCTTGGCGTCCCACGCGTTGGATTCTGGCCGGCCATGGCCCTATCTATGACTTTATATTTCAGTTGTATCGGGCTGCTGAAGCTCGCTATCCGATAA
- a CDS encoding CPBP family intramembrane metalloprotease produces MAPEPGLHATPAQAGERGAALALLPIAATLAFYALPTSRQEQPLLQFAPQLIAYLALGLWASRNSNIVSRLGLETKKIASGLRWGLLTGLLLGGLNSFVILSVNPYLGYDINFLTATPHAQLPLLVMVPWFICGIALCVEVNFRGFLLGRLAALESRLWRSDLASRLSPIALLTSALIFAFDPFMVNTFQHLHWIALWDGLIWGIILVRTGNLYITIVAHAIEVIVMYSAARFALMS; encoded by the coding sequence ATGGCGCCTGAGCCCGGTCTTCATGCCACACCGGCTCAGGCCGGCGAACGGGGAGCGGCCCTCGCGCTGCTTCCCATTGCAGCGACCCTCGCGTTCTACGCCCTCCCCACCTCGCGTCAGGAACAGCCACTGCTCCAATTCGCGCCGCAACTGATCGCCTACCTTGCCCTGGGCCTCTGGGCCTCACGCAATAGCAACATCGTCTCTCGGCTGGGGCTCGAGACAAAGAAGATCGCGAGTGGCCTCCGCTGGGGACTCCTGACAGGCCTGCTGCTCGGTGGCCTGAATTCGTTCGTGATTCTCTCCGTCAATCCGTATCTGGGCTATGACATCAATTTCCTCACTGCCACACCGCATGCCCAGCTCCCTCTCCTCGTAATGGTACCCTGGTTCATCTGCGGCATCGCGCTCTGTGTGGAAGTGAACTTTCGTGGTTTCCTCTTAGGACGACTAGCTGCTCTTGAGTCGCGACTGTGGAGATCCGACCTTGCCTCCCGCCTCTCGCCGATCGCCCTCCTCACCAGCGCACTGATATTTGCTTTCGACCCCTTCATGGTGAATACTTTCCAGCATCTTCATTGGATCGCGCTATGGGACGGTCTTATCTGGGGAATCATCTTGGTACGCACAGGCAATCTCTACATCACAATCGTTGCGCATGCGATTGAAGTCATCGTGATGTATAGCGCGGCGAGATTCGCGCTGATGTCATAG
- a CDS encoding TolC family protein — MGQYSLSIKGGVMEQGTRTQRWWRTCSYAAGIGLLLSPGLSWGLEVGKTPPAERRETISLADAALQALKHNLDISISRQTKESRQADITVEQAKFDPTLSVNGQYNRTVNPLNRPVFGGTGNTLGQITTFDQRSESVTFDATTNLLTGGNVDLNYSPSRSNVNQNVATGFLFNPAYTGGLALTLTQPLLRNAGLDITKTFIRVAQNNAIVEEHIFRDRVLTVLATVEQTYWEVVFANENLKVAEAALKAAQELLASNRAKAKAGIMSIVDVLQAEAAVASRVEQVLVADKTIRDQEDQLRRLLNPAEEDLRQDLRLTPLDQPTVTLEPISLQEAIDTAIEQRPEIVQAKKNMETSDINSKFAKNQILPTLSFQGTMGMAGLGRDYGDSVNKNLSGDYYNYGAGLVLSYPLGNRSAWSTYSKRQLEAKNAEASLVSVRQQIIVGVREAVRRVQTDFKRIETTRSARIMAEKQLQAEQERLKVGLSTTRFVLDFQRDLATAQGNELRATVDYNKSLSNLARHKATTLDRYNFQLN, encoded by the coding sequence ATGGGCCAATATTCATTGTCGATCAAAGGGGGCGTTATGGAGCAGGGTACCAGGACACAGAGATGGTGGCGCACATGCAGCTATGCCGCTGGCATAGGCCTGCTCCTGTCACCTGGCCTCAGTTGGGGGCTGGAAGTCGGGAAGACTCCACCGGCTGAACGTCGGGAGACCATCTCCCTTGCCGACGCGGCGCTTCAAGCACTGAAGCATAACTTGGACATCAGTATCAGCCGCCAGACGAAGGAGAGCCGACAGGCGGACATTACGGTCGAACAAGCCAAGTTCGATCCGACGCTGAGCGTGAACGGACAGTACAATCGAACGGTAAACCCGCTCAACCGACCGGTGTTCGGCGGAACCGGTAACACGTTGGGCCAAATTACGACCTTCGATCAACGGAGCGAATCCGTCACCTTCGATGCGACGACGAACTTGCTCACCGGCGGCAACGTCGACCTGAACTATAGCCCCTCTCGATCGAACGTCAACCAGAATGTGGCCACCGGATTCCTCTTCAACCCCGCCTATACAGGAGGCCTCGCACTCACGCTCACACAACCCTTACTCCGCAACGCCGGCCTCGACATTACCAAGACGTTCATTCGCGTGGCGCAGAACAATGCCATCGTCGAAGAACATATCTTTCGCGACCGCGTCCTGACCGTCCTGGCCACCGTGGAGCAAACCTATTGGGAAGTCGTCTTTGCCAACGAGAATCTCAAAGTCGCCGAGGCCGCCTTGAAAGCGGCGCAGGAGCTCCTGGCCAGTAACCGGGCGAAGGCGAAGGCCGGCATCATGTCGATCGTCGATGTCCTGCAAGCCGAAGCAGCCGTTGCATCGCGGGTCGAGCAGGTGCTGGTTGCGGATAAAACGATTCGAGACCAGGAAGATCAACTGCGCCGACTCCTCAATCCGGCGGAAGAGGATTTGCGTCAAGACTTGCGTCTGACCCCACTCGACCAACCGACCGTCACGCTCGAACCGATCAGCCTGCAGGAAGCCATCGACACGGCGATCGAGCAGCGGCCGGAAATCGTCCAGGCAAAAAAGAATATGGAGACGAGCGATATCAATTCCAAGTTTGCCAAAAACCAGATTCTCCCGACCCTCTCGTTCCAAGGCACCATGGGTATGGCAGGGCTGGGAAGAGACTACGGCGATTCGGTGAACAAGAACCTGAGCGGAGACTACTACAACTATGGCGCAGGCCTCGTCCTCAGTTATCCCCTCGGCAACCGCTCAGCCTGGAGCACCTACAGCAAGCGGCAGCTCGAAGCCAAAAATGCCGAAGCCTCGCTCGTGAGCGTGCGACAGCAGATCATCGTCGGTGTGCGCGAAGCGGTCCGACGTGTCCAAACGGATTTCAAGCGGATCGAAACCACCAGATCGGCCAGAATCATGGCCGAGAAACAGTTGCAAGCGGAACAAGAGCGGCTGAAGGTAGGACTCAGCACCACTCGCTTCGTCCTCGACTTCCAGCGGGATCTTGCGACGGCCCAAGGCAATGAGTTACGCGCCACGGTCGACTACAATAAATCTCTCTCCAACCTCGCGCGGCACAAAGCCACCACTCTCGACCGCTACAACTTCCAACTAAACTAA
- a CDS encoding M28 family peptidase codes for MNSSTSHGSRACIVVTGLGIFLVLLSFGTLCFAQSEEYHPAWLRALDSLSPERMLADITILSSPSFNGRQTGTANDASSAAWITRRFHESGLSPANAGLDPFISSGPDLGVPSGQMTTAVTASTIAPDPVLRISSGNDSLVQQLGTDYLPILDSPSAEVRGPIVFVGYGIVDATQGIDDYAGVDTTNALVLFLRGTPPHYKGTVSHAEKVRVARQNGAIGYFTATGPILSAYESRRGVTGKPGAFYGLSPRSETIPGAWINTGLAEQILATPDQARPSRLQDVQEQLNRSPATQSINTGRYASLDWQTRQEEGLLMNVLALLPGSDPKKTHEVLIIGAHRDHFGRQAGLLFPGADDNASGTAVMLEVARAMANSERRSRRTVLFVSFSGEEQGLIGSRLFLQRSVVPIGSTRAMINIDHAGIGNGRLTVGVTGLDKSLAVEAGQTAGLTDKLDLYGFFPGGDHVPFKEAGIPTITVVSGGVHPHFHQPTDSADTINPEILQTVARYVLALTWQLANTE; via the coding sequence ATGAACAGCTCAACTTCTCACGGTTCTCGCGCCTGCATTGTCGTCACAGGCCTGGGAATCTTCCTCGTTCTGCTCTCTTTCGGTACTCTCTGCTTCGCGCAATCCGAGGAATATCATCCGGCATGGCTGCGCGCCCTCGACAGCCTCTCCCCTGAACGTATGCTCGCCGACATCACCATCCTCAGCAGCCCTTCATTCAACGGCCGCCAAACTGGCACCGCGAACGATGCCAGCTCGGCAGCATGGATCACGAGGAGGTTTCATGAGTCCGGCCTCTCACCCGCAAATGCTGGCCTCGATCCATTCATTTCGAGCGGGCCGGACCTTGGAGTCCCCAGCGGACAGATGACAACCGCCGTCACAGCCTCGACCATCGCACCGGACCCCGTCCTCCGTATTTCATCGGGCAATGATTCGCTCGTCCAGCAACTCGGGACAGACTATCTCCCCATCCTCGACTCACCCTCTGCCGAAGTGCGCGGGCCAATCGTGTTTGTAGGGTATGGAATCGTCGACGCGACGCAGGGCATCGACGACTACGCTGGAGTCGATACGACCAACGCATTAGTCCTTTTCCTCCGCGGCACGCCGCCCCATTACAAAGGGACCGTCAGCCATGCAGAGAAGGTGCGAGTCGCACGACAAAACGGCGCAATCGGTTATTTCACCGCCACTGGACCGATACTCAGCGCCTATGAGTCGCGACGCGGCGTCACGGGAAAACCTGGCGCCTTTTATGGACTCTCTCCTCGATCGGAGACCATCCCGGGAGCCTGGATTAATACCGGTCTAGCCGAGCAGATCCTCGCCACTCCCGATCAAGCACGACCAAGCCGGCTGCAGGACGTACAAGAACAGTTGAATCGCTCCCCTGCCACACAATCTATCAACACCGGCCGCTACGCCTCTCTCGATTGGCAGACTCGCCAGGAAGAAGGCCTCCTCATGAACGTGCTCGCCCTCTTACCTGGGAGCGATCCGAAGAAGACACATGAGGTGCTCATAATCGGTGCGCATCGTGACCATTTCGGACGGCAAGCCGGCCTGCTCTTCCCCGGCGCCGACGATAATGCCTCCGGCACAGCCGTGATGTTGGAAGTCGCCCGCGCCATGGCCAACTCAGAAAGACGAAGCAGAAGAACGGTCTTGTTCGTCTCGTTTAGCGGAGAAGAGCAGGGGCTCATCGGCTCGCGTCTGTTTCTCCAACGGTCGGTGGTCCCCATTGGCTCGACTAGAGCCATGATCAACATCGACCATGCGGGAATTGGAAACGGAAGGCTGACCGTCGGCGTAACAGGATTGGACAAGAGCCTCGCGGTAGAGGCGGGACAGACGGCAGGGCTCACCGACAAACTTGACCTCTATGGATTTTTCCCCGGCGGCGATCACGTGCCGTTCAAAGAGGCAGGAATCCCAACCATCACGGTCGTCAGCGGCGGAGTTCACCCACACTTCCACCAGCCCACTGACAGCGCCGACACAATCAATCCTGAGATTCTGCAAACAGTGGCTCGGTATGTCCTCGCCCTCACCTGGCAACTGGCAAATACTGAATAG
- a CDS encoding thioredoxin domain-containing protein gives MTNLASEDRSPNRLMTEASPYLRQHATNPVDWYPWGEEALLRAKAEDKPILLSIGYSACHWCHVMAHECFDNVQIAELMNQHFINVKVDREERPDLDDIYQKSAQVFLGRGGGWPLTMFLTPDQEPFYGGTYFPPAPRYNLPGFPEVMNGVVEAYRNHQDDVRKNVDKVKAGLLRVGTPKPSGDPLTDRLLDEAAKSLGQFFDPVHGGFGEGQKFPTVPPLNLLLRQTARTKDPSHQEQVLLQLRTMAAGGIYDHLGGGFHRYSVDGQWLIPHFEKMLYDNAQLVRIYLDGWRLTKEPRFREVVEETLEYVRRELTHPDGAFFAAQDADSEGQEGIYFVWEPGEIASVLGAELAEQFCRHYGVTASGNFEGKNVLHRLGDVQLTSEAQEELESLLRPARVKLRAARDQRVKPQRDDNILTSWNAMMVSAYLDAYHAFGTPAYLAAAERALTFLLDYAVENGRVYRTVTAGKGRLNGYLDDAACLAAALLDAFEATSHRWYLDQARDVTDSFLKQYWDEAAGGCFYTSRDHEALLHRMKSGTDSAIPSGNAIVASVLLRLFSFTREQRYHDLAERQFQVFRSVMGHNAYGASALLCSLDWYLTTPQEIVVVGTRGEAMTESLLATVHRRYLPNRAVLVVESARAGESDLPLAAGKTSVSGQPTAYVCQRQTCSPPVTESQQLDLLL, from the coding sequence ATGACCAATTTAGCGAGCGAAGACCGTTCCCCCAACCGGCTGATGACCGAAGCCAGCCCCTATTTGCGGCAGCATGCGACGAATCCAGTGGACTGGTATCCCTGGGGCGAGGAAGCCTTGTTGCGGGCGAAGGCAGAGGACAAGCCGATTCTGTTGTCCATCGGGTATTCGGCCTGCCACTGGTGTCATGTCATGGCCCATGAATGTTTCGACAATGTTCAGATTGCCGAACTCATGAACCAGCACTTTATCAACGTGAAGGTCGATCGCGAAGAGCGCCCGGATCTGGACGATATCTATCAAAAGTCTGCACAAGTGTTTTTGGGGCGGGGTGGTGGATGGCCGTTGACGATGTTTCTCACGCCTGATCAAGAACCGTTTTACGGGGGCACGTATTTTCCGCCGGCGCCCCGCTACAACTTGCCGGGATTTCCCGAAGTCATGAACGGGGTCGTCGAGGCCTACAGGAATCATCAAGACGATGTCCGCAAGAATGTGGACAAGGTCAAGGCCGGGTTGTTGCGGGTGGGTACGCCGAAGCCGTCGGGCGATCCCTTGACGGATCGATTGCTCGATGAGGCGGCGAAGAGCTTAGGACAGTTTTTCGATCCGGTCCATGGGGGATTCGGGGAGGGCCAGAAGTTTCCGACGGTTCCCCCGCTCAACTTGCTGCTGCGTCAGACGGCCAGGACGAAAGACCCCTCCCATCAAGAGCAAGTGCTCTTGCAGCTGAGAACGATGGCAGCCGGAGGAATCTACGATCATCTTGGTGGCGGGTTCCATCGCTATTCCGTGGATGGCCAATGGTTGATTCCTCATTTCGAGAAGATGCTCTACGACAATGCACAGTTGGTGCGGATCTATCTCGATGGGTGGCGTCTGACCAAAGAGCCTCGATTCCGTGAAGTCGTGGAAGAGACGCTGGAGTACGTGCGTCGTGAACTGACGCATCCGGACGGTGCGTTCTTTGCCGCACAGGATGCCGACAGCGAGGGGCAGGAAGGAATCTATTTTGTCTGGGAGCCGGGAGAGATTGCCTCGGTGCTGGGCGCGGAATTGGCTGAGCAGTTCTGCCGGCACTATGGCGTGACCGCGAGCGGCAATTTCGAAGGCAAGAACGTGTTGCATCGGCTCGGTGACGTTCAGCTCACTTCCGAGGCTCAGGAGGAGTTGGAGTCGTTGTTGCGGCCTGCCAGGGTGAAGTTGCGTGCCGCTCGGGACCAACGCGTGAAGCCTCAGCGGGACGACAACATTCTCACAAGTTGGAATGCGATGATGGTGTCCGCCTATCTCGATGCCTATCATGCGTTCGGGACTCCTGCTTATCTGGCGGCAGCAGAACGGGCGCTGACCTTCCTGCTCGACTATGCGGTTGAAAACGGGCGAGTCTATCGGACGGTCACGGCAGGAAAGGGTCGCCTGAACGGTTATTTGGACGATGCCGCCTGTCTGGCTGCCGCTTTGCTGGATGCGTTTGAAGCGACGTCGCACCGGTGGTATCTGGATCAGGCTCGCGACGTGACAGACAGTTTCTTGAAACAATATTGGGATGAGGCGGCTGGCGGGTGTTTCTATACGAGCCGCGATCACGAGGCCTTGCTCCATCGCATGAAATCAGGGACCGATAGCGCGATCCCCTCCGGTAACGCCATTGTCGCCTCGGTTTTGTTGCGGCTCTTCTCTTTCACAAGAGAGCAGCGGTATCATGATCTGGCTGAACGCCAGTTCCAGGTGTTCCGGAGCGTTATGGGGCATAACGCCTATGGCGCATCTGCGCTGCTCTGTTCGTTGGACTGGTACCTGACGACACCGCAAGAAATTGTTGTGGTCGGTACACGCGGCGAGGCGATGACGGAATCGTTGCTCGCGACGGTCCATCGGCGCTATTTGCCGAATCGTGCGGTGCTCGTGGTCGAATCCGCTCGTGCTGGAGAATCTGACTTGCCGCTGGCCGCGGGGAAGACCAGTGTCAGCGGGCAGCCGACGGCCTATGTCTGCCAGCGGCAGACCTGCTCGCCTCCGGTGACGGAGAGCCAGCAATTGGACCTGTTATTGTAG
- a CDS encoding RNA-binding protein has protein sequence MGSKIYVGGLPYSTTEQQLSDLFAVHGAVASSRIITDKFTGQSRGFGFVEMSSDSEAQAAVAALNGTELGGRTLTVNEARPQEPRTGGGGGGGRGGDRY, from the coding sequence ATGGGTTCTAAGATTTACGTCGGTGGTTTGCCGTATTCCACAACTGAACAACAGCTGAGCGATTTGTTTGCTGTTCATGGAGCGGTTGCTTCATCCAGAATCATCACAGATAAGTTCACCGGCCAGTCCCGCGGGTTTGGATTCGTGGAAATGTCCTCGGATTCTGAAGCTCAGGCGGCAGTAGCCGCATTAAACGGCACGGAGTTGGGTGGTCGCACGTTGACCGTCAACGAAGCACGCCCTCAGGAGCCGCGCACCGGTGGTGGTGGCGGTGGTGGCCGAGGCGGCGACCGGTACTAA